The proteins below come from a single Candidatus Methylacidiphilales bacterium genomic window:
- the lpxA gene encoding acyl-ACP--UDP-N-acetylglucosamine O-acyltransferase: protein MTHIDSQAIVSEKAILGQDVRIEAGAVVEAGAIIGDRCIIRSHAVVTGSVQMGEGNLIGYGAIIGADPQDVNYRGENALVKIGDNNVIREYVTIHRGSRDGGITQIGSRCFFMVGAHVAHDCHVEDEVVLVNHVLLAGHVKVGRRAFLGGAAVVHQHVRIGRLAILRGNIAVGKDVPPFAMAVGTNAVSGLNRVGLRRAGISEQVRRELEKIFFILYREGLNRAQAIEKIKGLDWKSSEAFEFIEFVEKTRRGICRFYKGEDFIAE, encoded by the coding sequence ATGACGCATATTGATTCGCAAGCCATCGTTTCTGAAAAGGCGATCCTAGGTCAAGATGTAAGGATCGAAGCAGGAGCTGTCGTAGAGGCAGGCGCTATCATCGGCGATCGATGCATTATCCGAAGCCATGCAGTGGTGACAGGTTCAGTGCAGATGGGCGAGGGTAATTTAATCGGATATGGGGCAATTATTGGAGCTGATCCACAGGATGTAAATTACCGTGGTGAAAATGCCTTGGTGAAAATTGGAGACAATAACGTCATCCGAGAGTATGTTACCATCCATCGAGGATCGAGAGATGGTGGGATAACGCAGATTGGTAGCCGCTGTTTTTTTATGGTTGGCGCGCACGTCGCACATGATTGTCATGTGGAAGATGAAGTAGTGCTCGTAAATCATGTATTACTTGCAGGCCACGTAAAAGTGGGGCGACGTGCCTTTTTAGGCGGTGCAGCAGTTGTGCATCAGCATGTTAGAATTGGACGTCTGGCTATCTTGCGCGGGAATATTGCTGTCGGCAAAGATGTGCCCCCGTTTGCTATGGCGGTCGGAACGAACGCAGTTTCGGGGCTGAATCGCGTAGGGCTGCGACGAGCGGGAATTTCGGAGCAAGTGCGACGAGAGTTGGAGAAGATATTTTTTATTTTATATCGTGAGGGATTAAACCGCGCGCAGGCGATAGAAAAAATCAAGGGGCTGGATTGGAAAAGCAGCGAGGCATTTGAATTTATCGAGTTTGTTGAGAAGACGCGGAGAGGAATTTGTCGTTTCTACAAAGGCGAGGATTTTATTGCTGAGTGA